Part of the Desulfobacteraceae bacterium genome, AGGCGCCGGCGCCAGCCAGGCCGACAAAGAACCCGGTGAGGGCCAGGAACTTGAGCACCCGCGGCATCATCGCCGGCGCCTCAAGCCGACGGCGAAGAACCCGTCCATGTGGTGGCGGTGGGGCAGGGTGCGCAACGCCCCCGCGGCGTCCACCAGACCGGCGGCCGCCAGGCGACCGTCCGCCGCGGAGCGTGCCAGGTCGAAGCCGGGGACGGCATCCAGAAAGGCTGCGACCACCGCGTCGGTCTCCTCGGGCTCCAGACTGCAGACCGCGTACACCAGCCGGCCGCCGGGCCTGACCAGGGGCGCCAGGTTTTTCAGAAAGCCCAGCTGGCGCTCGCCGAAGCGGCCCAGGTCGGCGCGCTCGGCGGCCCATTTGGTGTCCGGGTTGCGCCGCAGCACCCCGAGGCCCGAGCAGGGCGCATCCAGCAGGACGCGGTCAAAGGACCAGGGGGTGAGGTTTTTGGGCGGCTGGGCGAGGTCGTGGGGGACAATTTCAGCACAGCCGACCCCCAGCCGCTGGAGTTCTCCTGCGAGCTCCGCCAGCCGCAGATTGTCGTTGTCCAGGGCCACGAGGAGGCCTCGGTTCCGCAGCCGCTGGGCGATATGGCCGGTTTTGCCGCCCCGGCCGGCGCAGGCGTCCAGCACCCGCTCCCCCGGCCTGGGGTCCAGCAGATGGGTCACCAGCTGGGCGGCCTCGTCCTGGACCTGGCACCAGCCCTGCTGAAAGGGGGGCAGCTCGGTCAGCGCCTCCCTGAGCCGGGCGCAGCGAATGCCCTCGGGGGCGTAGAGGGTCGGCTGGGGTGCCTCGGCCGCGGACTGCAGGGCCGCCAGCAGCGCGGCGCGGGAGGTCTTGAGGGTGTTGGTGCGCAGGGTGATGGGCGGGATCGCGTTGGCGGCATCGCACAGGGCCAGGGTCTCCTGCAACCCGAAGCGCTGCAGCCAGCGTTCGACCAGCCAGCGGGGAAAGGCTCGGGTGGCGGCGATGGCGCCCACCGGGTCGCCAGAAAGCTCCGGGAAAGGCACGTTCTCCAGGCCGCGGGCGGCGTTTCGCAGCACACCGTTGACAAACCGTGCCGCCCAGGGGGCGGCGGTCTGTTTGGCCAGTTCGACGGCGGTGTTGACCGCGGCGGAAACCGGGATGCGCTCCATGAAGG contains:
- the rsmB gene encoding 16S rRNA (cytosine(967)-C(5))-methyltransferase RsmB, whose amino-acid sequence is MSNDPRQTALWTLNALEGATTTLDRIMAAAFEAAPQLDRRDRALANALVYGVQRWRGRLDWIIAHFSRTPLERMDPPIRNILRLGLFQIAFMERIPVSAAVNTAVELAKQTAAPWAARFVNGVLRNAARGLENVPFPELSGDPVGAIAATRAFPRWLVERWLQRFGLQETLALCDAANAIPPITLRTNTLKTSRAALLAALQSAAEAPQPTLYAPEGIRCARLREALTELPPFQQGWCQVQDEAAQLVTHLLDPRPGERVLDACAGRGGKTGHIAQRLRNRGLLVALDNDNLRLAELAGELQRLGVGCAEIVPHDLAQPPKNLTPWSFDRVLLDAPCSGLGVLRRNPDTKWAAERADLGRFGERQLGFLKNLAPLVRPGGRLVYAVCSLEPEETDAVVAAFLDAVPGFDLARSAADGRLAAAGLVDAAGALRTLPHRHHMDGFFAVGLRRRR